The Pseudochaenichthys georgianus chromosome 24, fPseGeo1.2, whole genome shotgun sequence genome includes a region encoding these proteins:
- the LOC117439459 gene encoding zona pellucida sperm-binding protein 3-like — MEAFHVQVILLVGLCVSSSFAFPPTKDALFQSLANTGRSELGQQQQKSPAEEPQQVNTVRVTCHPDSLEIVIKADMFAVGAPVDGDELRLGVETNNQYCRATASSADEYSISVGLVECGTRHWVTEDSLIYTNLLIYSPEASLYGVVRMDEAIIPIECHYERKYSLSSSSLMPTWIPFMSTQAAVEMLQFNLRIMTSDWQHKRGSNVFHIGEPISIEASVRIGHHIGLRVFVSSCVATLSPDMHSSPRHAFIENGCFVDSQLPGSRSQFLARTQDDKLHMSIDAFRFYNEDRGELYITCHLNAVPINKADAPNKACTFVNGRWRSADGNDYLCGQCKRPLEVEQTPSKPSSPSKFRPRGFVKPEEREPLWRSGLKTSTVWEHQARVGPMMVLPAKQKSRPIPTGELSSVLDQTSRSTMYGRQWRSGINRVDQRKGLLPDSSSTQNQVDVLTLASAQNKDEDKNGTDKR; from the exons ATGGAGGCCTTTCATGTTCAGGTTATCCTCCTTGTAGGACTCTGTGTTAGCTCCTCTTTTGCTTTCCCGCCCACAAAAGATGCTTTGTTTCAGAGCCTTGCGAACACAGGCAGGTCAGAACtcgggcagcagcagcagaagtcTCCGGCTGAGGAACCGCAGCAGGTGAATACCGTCAGAGTGACCTGCCATCCAGACTCTTTGGAGATTGTTATCAAAGCCGATATGTTTGCGGTTGGAGCTCCTGTTGATGGTGACGAGCTACGCCTGGGAGTAGAGACCAACAACCAGTACTGCAGAGCTACAGCGTCTTCAGCAGATGAGTACAGTATCAGTGTTGGACTTGTGGAGTGCGGCACCAGACACTGG GTAACTGAGGACTCTCTGATCTACACAAACCTCCTCATATACTCTCCTGAGGCTTCTCTATATGGTGTTGTTCGAATGGACGAGGCTATCATTCCAATTGAGTGTCATTACGAAAG GAAGTACAGTTTGTCCAGTTCTTCACTCATGCCTACCTGGATCCCCTTCATGTCGACccaggctgcagtggaaatgttgcAGTTTAACTTGAGAATCATGACAA GTGACTGGCAGCACAAAAGAGGCTCTAATGTGTTTCATATCGGTGAGCCCATCAGCATCGAGGCCTCGGTCAGAATTGGGCATCACATCGGGCTCCGAGTGTTTGTGAGCAGCTGCGTGGCTACACTGAGCCCTGACATGCACTCCAGCCCCAGGCATGCCTTCATTGAAAATGG GTGCTTTGTTGACTCTCAGCTTCCAGGTTCAAGGTCTCAATTCTTAGCCAGGACACAGGATGACAAGCTCCACATGTCCATTGATGCCTTCAGATTTTATAATGAGGACAGAGGGGAG CTCTACATCACATGTCACCTGAATGCCGTGCCAATAAATAAAGCAGACGCACCAAACAAGGCGTGCACTTTTGTGAATGGAAG ATGGAGGTCCGCTGATGGTAATGACTACTTATGTGGGCAATGCAAAAGACCACTTGAAGTTGAGCAAACTCCCAGTAAGCCCAGCAGCCCGAGCAAGTTTAGGCCTCGAGGGTTTGTGAAGCCAGAAGAGCGTGAACCCCTCTGGAGGAGCGGACTGAAGACCAGTACAG TGTGGGAACATCAGGCCAGAGTGGGTCCCATGATGGTCTTGCCAGCCAAGCAGAAAAGCCGGCCCATTCCTACAGGGGAGCTTTCTTCCGTTCTTGATCAAACCAGCAGATCTACAATGTATGGCAGACAGTGGAGGAGTGGAATAAACAGAGTTG ATCAGAGGAAAGGACTGCTTCCTGATTCATCATCGACCCAAAACCAGGTGGACGTTCTGACTTTAGCTTCTGCGCAGAATAAAGACGAAGACAAAAATGGAACCGACAAAAG ATGA